ACAGCCTCAGGCCGTCATTCGCGGCAAGGAACCGGAAGGCCGGAAGAACTAGGAGCAGCCACGATGCGGATACTCGGAGTTGCTGGTGTAGTACTGGTCGCGGCAGGGTGTGTTTCCGCGCCGAAACTCGCCTATCACACCCTCGATCTCGCCGCGGCGTCCCCTTCGCAGGCGTCCGCCGTGAACGTGGTCGTGGACCAGATCCGCGCCGCGGAGCCACTGCGGCGCAATGAAATCCTGATCAAGAAGAGCCCCACGGAGATCGAGTATTACGCGACGCACCAATGGGCGGCGAGCCTCTCGGAACTGGTCACGCAGAAGCTCGGCGCCGAATTCGGCCCGCGCGACCCCGAGAAAGACACCATCTTGGTTTACGGTACGCTCTTGGCGTTCGAACAGGTGGACACGCCGGAAGGCGCGAAGGTGCACGTGCGCCTGGACGTGCAGTTTCGCCCCGAAGGCGCGGGCCGCTATGAAGAACCGGCGCTCGAAGCGGTGTACGAAAACGCGCTGCAGCAGGAATCAAGCGTTGCCGCGCAGGGCGCATCGATCGACGAGACCGTGCGCGCCGTCGTGCGCGCACTGTCGGACCGGATCGGCGCGCTGGCGGCGAATATCCGTGCGGACGCCGCACGGGCACAGGAACTGGTGTCGAAAGCCAAGGAATCCGGTCCGGATTCCTGAACCGAGGGGAACCGCCGGCTTGTGACTGGCGTTGATGCCAAAGACGACCATCTCAGCGATTACGAGCGGGCCATCTGCTACTACGCCCTGCCCCGCATGGTCAACCCCATCACCCTCGGGATCATCGTCGCCTACGCGGTTTGCGTATGCGAGGCTTTGGCAGCGCTGGTCTACGGAGTCCTTTCACAGAACCCCGTCTGGGTCGAGTGGGGCGCCTGGGCGCTGGCCGGGATCATGGTCCTGGGCATCGTCGTGTTCATGGGCCGCGCCTTTCTCAACGACCTCCGCCAGCGCAGGCTCCTCGCCGCCGCGCGCGGCGTGCCCGACGCGATGGGCGACCTCCGCGACATGCCCGACCCCTTCGCCGGGCATCTCTTGCTGAAGCACCCGCGTTCGGCCCGGGGCGTCCTCCTCGAATGCCACGCCGGCGAGACGGTCACGCGCTACACGCTGGAGCAAACGCCGGGCGCCCGCTCCTGGGATATCACGGCCACGGACGGCACATCGGTCTGCCGCGTGGTCACAGTGAGCGGACCGCCGAGTTTCATGCTCAGTGTCGGCATTCCGCGCCGCTTGCGCGTGTATCGCGGCGAGGCTCCAATAGCCGAAATCGTGCAACGGTTCTCCTTTTCCGCGCCCCAAGTGGAAATCCGCTGTCAGGACCCTCCCGGCCGCGAATACCACATCCGCGGCCAGAGCGTGTTCGCCGGCGCCGGCATGGTGGGGCGTATCTATGAACTGCGCGGTTCGGTCTACCTGGATATCCGGCGCGAGGCGCTGCACGACGCGCTGCTCGGCTTTTTTGCTACGCTTGGGTAGACTAACACAGTAGTCTATTGACAAACACGGGGGAAATGCGTATTATTGGGCTTAACATTGAAACAAGCGGCTTGGAGTACGGAAATGAGTGTTAAGGCACATTATCGCGTGTTCATGTTGCTGGCCAGCCTGCTGGCCGCCGCTACGGCGGGGGCGGACGTGACATTCAGCGAGGGACACTGGCGCCTGGAGCTGTCCGGCGGGGCGGGCATTCATTCCGGCAGCACGGACCGGCAGGGCAACACGCTGGTGACCGGGTCGGTCGAGTATGAGTTTCCGGCGACCGCGCGCACCACGCTCGGCCTGCGCCTGCTCCCGCTCCTGATCTACGATCAGGACGACTACGCAACGGCAGTCGGCGGCGGAATCGGGCTGAGCGGGCGGCTGTACCAGCACGCGCAGGAGTATCGCGGCTGGTTCGGCGAACTGGAGGCGAGCGCAGTGGGCCACGACGGCAAGATCCGCGGTAACAGCGCCAGCGTGAATTTCCTCACCGGCGTGGGTGTCGGTTACAAGTTCAAGAGCAACTGGCACGCCACGCTCCGCTACGAACACATCTCAAACGCCGGGCTGGGCAAAAACAACGCCGGCGCCAACTCGATCGGCCTCGCCTTCGGATATACCTTCTAGCAGCAGACAACGGGGATTCCAGGACCGCGCGTGGTATACTGCACCCTCTTGCCGGACATCCATAGACAAACCGCAGGTTTATCAGGAACCGGGAGAGCGCGCGTTCTTGTCTTCATTGGATTGTTTGAAGAGCCATGAAGTTCATGTACCTATTGGTCAAACTGGATGACCCAGCCCAGCGGCACATGCTGAAGATAGCCATAGCCGGCGCGGCGATTGTGCTCGCCGCGTTCTGGTGGCTCGTCAAGCGAGGCACGATTCGTGGCGTATTCCGGGTGATTTTCGACGTGCTGCTCGTCGCCGTGGCGGGCGCGGCGGTCTTCGCGTATTTCGAGTTCGGCTGGCTGCGTTACGGCCAGTACATGAACCCGCATGATGTTTACCACTACTACATGGGCGCGAAGTATTCGCAGGAACACGGGTATTTCAATCTGTACCGTTGTTCGTATATCGCGGACCGCGAAATGCGCGGCGTTTTCAAGAAGTCAGCTATCCGGAATTTGGACACGCACGGCTACGAGAGCGTGGCGCAGGTCTGGGCAAACCGGGAAAAGTGCAAGGCGGCATTCACTCCGGAACGCTGGCAGGAATTCAAGGCCGACATCCGCTATTTCCAGTCCGTCATGCCCACATACAAGTGGCAGCAGGTGCTCGGCGACAAGGGCTACAACGCCACCCCGGTCTGGAACGCATTAGCCCGTCTGCTCACGGAAATCGCCCCGACGAACAACCGGTGGGCCATGCGCTTCCTCACGTACATTGACCTGGTGCTGCTCGTGGTCATGTTTGGGTTTGTATGGGCGGCGTTCGGCTGGCGGGTAATGCTGTTCGCCATCATCTTCCATGGCACGAACTACTTCATGGCGTTCGTCCATATCAAGGGCGCCTTCATGCGCCTCGACTGGGTTGCGGGACTGGTTATCGGCCTTTGCCTGCTGAAACTGCGGTGGTACAAGACCGCGGGCGGCGTGCTCGCGTACGCGGGCATGGCGCGCGTGTTTCCCGTCATCTTCGTATTCGGCATTGGCGTAAAAGCGCTGTTCAATGGACTTGCCTGGCTGCGCGACCGCA
This is a stretch of genomic DNA from Candidatus Hydrogenedentota bacterium. It encodes these proteins:
- a CDS encoding membrane integrity-associated transporter subunit PqiC, which translates into the protein MRILGVAGVVLVAAGCVSAPKLAYHTLDLAAASPSQASAVNVVVDQIRAAEPLRRNEILIKKSPTEIEYYATHQWAASLSELVTQKLGAEFGPRDPEKDTILVYGTLLAFEQVDTPEGAKVHVRLDVQFRPEGAGRYEEPALEAVYENALQQESSVAAQGASIDETVRAVVRALSDRIGALAANIRADAARAQELVSKAKESGPDS
- a CDS encoding acyloxyacyl hydrolase, whose amino-acid sequence is MSVKAHYRVFMLLASLLAAATAGADVTFSEGHWRLELSGGAGIHSGSTDRQGNTLVTGSVEYEFPATARTTLGLRLLPLLIYDQDDYATAVGGGIGLSGRLYQHAQEYRGWFGELEASAVGHDGKIRGNSASVNFLTGVGVGYKFKSNWHATLRYEHISNAGLGKNNAGANSIGLAFGYTF